In the genome of Dermacentor variabilis isolate Ectoservices chromosome 5, ASM5094787v1, whole genome shotgun sequence, one region contains:
- the twr gene encoding signal peptidase complex catalytic subunit SEC11 homolog C twr — MFGGMLDDLKRMNKRQLLYQVLNFGMIVSSALMIWKGLMVVTGSGSPIVVVLSGSMEPAFHRGDLLFLTNYKEDPIRVGDIVVFKVEGRDIPIVHRVLKLHEKGDGSVKILTKGDNNSVDDRGLYAPGQMWLDKKDIVGRARGFVPYVGIVTILMNDYPKFKFLVLGCLGLFVLVHRE, encoded by the exons ATGTTTGGCGGCATGCTAGATGACCTCAAACGCATGAATAAGCGGCAG CTTTTATACCAAGTTTTAAACTTTGGTATGATCGTGTCGTCGGCCCTTATGATATGGAAAGGTCTGATGGTCGTCACCGGCAGCGGCAGCCCGATCGTAGTTGTGCTCAG TGGGAGCATGGAGCCAGCATTCCATCGCGGAGACCTGCTCTTCCTGACAAACTACAAGGAAGACCCAATCCGCGTTGGCGACATAGTGGTCTTTAAAGTGGAGGGCCGTGACATCCCCATTGTTCACAGGGTGCTCAAGCTGCACGAAAA GGGTGATGGGTCAGTGAAGATTCTCACCAAGGGGGATAACAACTCAGTTGATGACCGAGGCCTATATGCTCCTGGCCAGATGTGGCTCGACAAGAAGGACATTGTCGGCCGGGCAAGGGG GTTTGTCCCATATGTTGGTATTGTTACGATATTAATGAATGACTATCCAAAGTTTAAG